The Flavobacteriales bacterium genome includes a window with the following:
- a CDS encoding sterol desaturase family protein, whose amino-acid sequence MNPNFILWAIPFFLISIAAELLHNYLKKGGKDFNFEDSITNLNLGIGSQAVGALTKSMLLMLFVWVHDRLRLFTLDFTWYNTIICIVLFDYLYYWAHRWGHEWNIFWGAHIVHHQSEEYNLTVALRQSWFHNILAFPIFLPIPLLGFDLLSFGVAAGLVTLYQYWIHTKAIDHMPKWFEFIFNSPTHHRVHHATNEQYLDHNYAATFIIWDRIHGTYIDEDEQPVYGITTPLNSWNSVWSNVHFYVEMWEGSKRLKTLKEKLMLIFRGPEYLGKLLGQVSDHSKKASSVVKKYSTETPLHLKIYVILQFFVLAYFLTAYMGQLDNLTTFYQVAFFFLICLSTLSVGAIMENKPWFYIVEIARFLMFVPLYNLCYHEYFSEWYNITLPFSIGISVIFTGWILVDLYVRRLRPKMAH is encoded by the coding sequence ATGAATCCGAATTTCATTCTGTGGGCCATCCCGTTTTTTCTCATTTCTATTGCAGCTGAGCTGCTTCATAATTACCTAAAGAAAGGAGGGAAGGATTTCAACTTTGAAGATAGTATAACCAATCTCAACTTGGGCATAGGCAGTCAGGCAGTTGGCGCGCTTACCAAGTCGATGCTGCTAATGCTGTTTGTATGGGTACACGATCGTTTACGATTGTTTACGCTCGATTTTACGTGGTACAATACCATCATCTGCATTGTCTTATTTGATTATCTCTATTATTGGGCACACCGCTGGGGCCATGAATGGAATATTTTCTGGGGCGCGCATATCGTTCATCACCAAAGTGAGGAATACAATCTAACTGTTGCATTGCGTCAAAGCTGGTTTCACAACATTCTCGCATTCCCGATTTTCCTTCCAATTCCTTTGCTTGGATTTGATTTATTGAGTTTCGGTGTGGCGGCTGGACTGGTAACACTTTATCAGTATTGGATCCATACCAAGGCGATTGATCACATGCCTAAATGGTTCGAGTTCATTTTCAATTCACCAACGCACCATCGCGTGCATCACGCCACAAACGAGCAATACCTTGATCATAATTATGCAGCCACCTTCATCATTTGGGACCGAATTCATGGAACGTATATTGACGAAGATGAACAACCGGTTTACGGCATCACTACGCCATTGAACAGCTGGAATAGTGTCTGGTCAAACGTTCATTTTTATGTTGAAATGTGGGAAGGCAGCAAACGCTTGAAAACGTTGAAAGAAAAACTTATGCTCATTTTCCGCGGACCAGAATACTTGGGAAAACTACTCGGTCAGGTTTCTGACCATAGCAAAAAAGCTTCATCAGTTGTGAAGAAGTACTCAACAGAAACGCCATTGCATCTCAAGATATATGTGATTCTGCAATTCTTCGTCCTTGCCTATTTCCTTACAGCCTATATGGGACAATTGGATAATCTGACCACCTTCTATCAGGTGGCATTCTTCTTTCTTATTTGCTTAAGCACACTTTCAGTGGGCGCCATCATGGAAAACAAACCATGGTTCTACATCGTTGAAATAGCGCGCTTTCTCATGTTCGTACCACTGTACAACTTGTGTTACCACGAGTATTTCTCGGAGTGGTACAATATCACCTTGCCATTTTCTATTGGCATTTCAGTGATTTTTACCGGTTGGATCTTGGTAGATCTATATGTCAGAAGGTTGAGGCCGAAGATGGCTCACTGA
- a CDS encoding FKBP-type peptidyl-prolyl cis-trans isomerase, whose translation MKQLGFFLGMVLLLIACNTRSEQPKPIDAAQLKNPLIKANKELVELEETDIENYIRRHKWKMDETGSGLRYMIYEHGNGRQVEEGLVVQCGYEAGLLTGTTCYTSKEFGPKEFLVGRGGVESGLEEVILLLREGDKVKIILPSHLAFGLVGDDECIPKKAVVVYDLQVMNVLNPINRN comes from the coding sequence GTGAAACAACTGGGTTTCTTTTTGGGAATGGTTCTCTTACTGATTGCTTGCAATACGCGATCGGAACAGCCTAAGCCGATTGATGCGGCTCAGTTGAAGAATCCGCTTATAAAGGCCAATAAGGAGCTTGTAGAACTGGAAGAAACGGATATCGAGAATTACATCAGGCGCCATAAATGGAAAATGGACGAAACCGGTTCTGGACTTCGATACATGATCTACGAGCACGGAAATGGACGGCAGGTTGAAGAAGGTCTGGTAGTACAATGCGGCTACGAAGCGGGGCTGCTTACGGGAACCACGTGTTACACATCCAAAGAATTTGGGCCGAAGGAATTCCTAGTAGGAAGAGGCGGGGTTGAGAGTGGTTTAGAAGAGGTCATTCTGCTTTTGAGAGAAGGCGACAAGGTTAAAATAATTCTACCTTCGCATCTTGCATTTGGCCTTGTTGGAGACGATGAATGTATTCCGAAAAAGGCCGTGGTCGTGTACGATCTGCAAGTGATGAATGTTTTAAATCCAATAAACCGAAATTGA
- a CDS encoding DHH family phosphoesterase, translating to MSKTDLIELKALLSIPKKITIVSHKSPDGDAIGSSLGLYHYLVQKGHEVHVVMPNDYPSFLKWMPGNNEIVIHEGHQQNAEALVNGAEILFCLDFNSPDRAFGLEEVIQRSENVKVMIDHHPQPSDFVDFMLSDTSACSTAQLVHRFAALMGDKIPNKESGECLYAGIMTDSGSFRFPSTTAETHRIVADLMDLGVRNDQVYNLINNTSSEHRLRLLGYCLDDKLTVVSKYGTAFIALTVEEKKRFHYQQGDTEGTVNYPLSIEGVNFSAIFIEAEGYVKISFRSIGDFDVNLFSRSHFSGGGHRNAAGGRSDLSLQETIEKFVGLLPQYADKLN from the coding sequence TTGAGCAAGACGGATCTTATCGAATTGAAGGCACTGCTTTCAATCCCCAAAAAAATTACCATCGTATCGCATAAAAGTCCAGATGGAGATGCCATCGGTTCATCTTTAGGATTGTACCATTATCTGGTTCAGAAAGGTCACGAAGTTCATGTGGTCATGCCAAATGATTATCCATCGTTTCTGAAATGGATGCCAGGAAATAATGAAATCGTCATTCACGAGGGGCATCAGCAAAACGCTGAGGCGTTGGTAAACGGTGCCGAGATCTTGTTTTGTTTGGATTTCAATTCTCCCGATAGGGCATTTGGATTGGAAGAAGTGATTCAACGGTCAGAGAATGTGAAAGTGATGATCGATCATCATCCTCAACCTTCCGATTTTGTGGATTTTATGCTGTCCGACACCTCAGCGTGCTCTACAGCGCAGCTAGTTCATCGCTTTGCAGCCCTTATGGGAGACAAGATTCCAAACAAGGAATCTGGCGAATGTCTTTATGCCGGAATAATGACCGATAGCGGAAGTTTCCGTTTCCCGTCAACCACGGCAGAAACACACCGGATTGTGGCCGACCTGATGGATCTTGGAGTTAGGAATGATCAAGTATACAATCTGATAAACAACACCAGTTCTGAACATCGATTGCGCTTGTTGGGCTATTGCTTGGATGATAAACTAACAGTCGTTTCCAAGTACGGAACGGCTTTTATCGCGCTTACAGTGGAGGAAAAAAAGCGATTCCATTATCAGCAAGGCGACACGGAAGGAACGGTCAATTATCCGCTTTCTATTGAAGGAGTGAACTTTTCGGCAATTTTTATTGAAGCAGAAGGATATGTGAAGATATCCTTCCGTTCCATTGGCGATTTTGATGTGAACTTGTTCTCCCGATCTCATTTCTCAGGTGGTGGACATCGAAATGCGGCTGGAGGGCGCTCTGATCTTTCCTTACAAGAAACGATTGAAAAGTTCGTTGGACTACTGCCACAATATGCCGATAAACTGAACTAA
- a CDS encoding PadR family transcriptional regulator produces MNIERVKSQMRKGVLEYCILSIISKDEVYASDILQTLKDAKLIVVEGTLYPLLTRLKNDGFLNYRWEESTSGPPRKYYGLTEMGRKFLTEMDTTWQELVDAVSHTTSKTKK; encoded by the coding sequence ATGAATATAGAGAGGGTAAAATCGCAGATGCGTAAGGGCGTTCTGGAGTATTGCATTCTCTCCATTATCAGCAAAGACGAGGTATATGCTTCGGACATTCTTCAAACCTTGAAGGACGCCAAGCTGATCGTGGTAGAAGGCACGCTGTATCCGTTGCTAACGCGGCTCAAAAATGACGGTTTCTTAAACTACCGATGGGAAGAAAGCACCAGCGGACCTCCGCGAAAATATTACGGACTGACCGAAATGGGTCGGAAATTCTTAACCGAAATGGATACCACCTGGCAAGAACTGGTAGACGCAGTGAGCCATACAACCTCTAAAACCAAGAAATAA
- a CDS encoding PspC domain-containing protein has protein sequence MNKTITSNIAGYVFHIDENAFEKLDAYLNTIRSYFNDSQGRDEIITDIEARLAEMLQERIGDMKQVVSLQDVNHVISIMGQPEAFLEDDPDTAEWAEQKSSSRGSGPKRLFRDTDDRVGAGICSGISHYLGLHDPIWLRLAFVLSLFLSFGTALIVYIILYLIIPEARTTGEKLQMRGESVTVSNIEKRVNEELESVKNKWNDLHGNSGAGRKMGDAFHRAITLVGSLAIMLLKFFGKIIGFIFLMAGILGFLGLMSVPFGVPAIISISNNGILSSVEAQDILNNLVGGTGMIIWIYIAGILVYGIPLLALAYIGLRLLVNFRSRPKGIGLSMIALWIIGVVMSFALTMIIVSDFSSEGSDTQTVELNLNADTEKVIHLGLNHELGDDEPNIEATIFNLDLLAAGNSNKLYGKPELDVNLAKTGGPKLVIKRMARAKKKQEALERSSKIDYGFLATDTSILFNGYFEIPEDELWRTQDVELELLLPVGYTIYLSDEMMRIIYDIDNTTNTYDGDMVGRRWIMTPKGLACVDCEGLETSKNQSNVDVDIDIDDMNIRIKMKDKQRDLELEKKRLEREMEEHQKELDRIQKELKNEGEKVNDESEEASARPQEILLKRVINASYWVTPTIHRTVSVSYPI, from the coding sequence ATGAATAAGACGATAACCAGTAACATAGCAGGCTACGTTTTCCATATTGACGAAAACGCTTTCGAAAAACTCGATGCGTATTTGAATACGATAAGAAGTTACTTCAACGATTCTCAAGGTCGTGATGAGATCATTACTGACATTGAAGCGAGATTGGCCGAAATGCTGCAAGAACGCATTGGCGATATGAAGCAAGTGGTTTCGCTACAGGATGTGAATCATGTGATCTCCATCATGGGACAGCCCGAGGCATTTTTGGAAGATGATCCTGATACAGCAGAGTGGGCAGAACAAAAGAGTTCTTCACGCGGGTCTGGTCCAAAACGACTTTTCCGTGATACGGACGACCGCGTTGGAGCGGGAATCTGCTCTGGAATATCGCATTACCTAGGACTCCATGATCCAATCTGGTTGCGATTAGCTTTTGTATTGTCATTGTTCCTCTCGTTCGGGACTGCACTCATCGTATACATTATCCTTTACCTCATTATTCCTGAAGCAAGAACCACTGGAGAAAAGCTGCAAATGCGGGGGGAGTCCGTGACCGTCTCCAATATTGAAAAACGAGTGAATGAAGAATTGGAGTCGGTCAAAAACAAGTGGAATGATCTTCATGGCAACTCTGGTGCAGGCAGAAAAATGGGTGACGCTTTTCACCGCGCCATTACACTTGTAGGCAGTTTGGCAATCATGCTTCTGAAATTCTTCGGCAAGATCATCGGATTCATTTTTCTTATGGCCGGCATCCTTGGTTTCTTAGGCCTGATGTCCGTTCCATTCGGAGTTCCAGCCATTATCAGTATTTCAAACAACGGCATTCTGAGCAGTGTGGAAGCGCAAGATATCCTTAACAACCTTGTTGGAGGAACAGGTATGATAATCTGGATCTACATTGCTGGAATCCTGGTTTACGGTATTCCCTTACTCGCTTTAGCTTACATCGGTCTCCGTTTGCTAGTGAACTTTAGAAGTCGGCCAAAAGGAATCGGTTTGAGCATGATTGCTCTTTGGATCATCGGAGTGGTGATGTCGTTTGCACTGACTATGATTATTGTGAGCGATTTTTCGAGCGAAGGAAGTGATACACAAACCGTAGAGTTGAACCTGAATGCAGACACAGAAAAAGTGATTCATCTTGGATTGAACCATGAATTAGGCGATGATGAGCCAAACATCGAGGCAACCATTTTCAACTTAGATCTGCTGGCTGCCGGCAACTCAAACAAACTATACGGCAAACCTGAATTGGACGTCAATCTGGCCAAGACCGGAGGGCCGAAACTGGTCATCAAACGGATGGCGCGTGCTAAGAAAAAGCAAGAAGCGCTAGAGCGATCAAGCAAAATCGATTACGGCTTCCTCGCAACTGACACTTCTATTCTATTCAATGGTTACTTCGAAATTCCTGAAGATGAATTATGGAGGACTCAGGATGTGGAATTGGAATTGTTACTACCCGTTGGTTACACGATCTATTTGTCGGATGAGATGATGCGCATCATTTACGACATCGACAATACTACCAACACCTATGACGGAGATATGGTTGGAAGAAGATGGATAATGACTCCGAAAGGTTTGGCTTGCGTGGATTGCGAAGGATTGGAAACCTCAAAGAATCAATCGAATGTTGATGTGGACATTGACATCGATGATATGAACATTCGCATCAAAATGAAGGACAAACAGCGCGATCTGGAATTAGAGAAAAAACGTCTGGAACGCGAAATGGAAGAACATCAAAAGGAGCTTGATCGGATTCAGAAAGAACTGAAGAATGAAGGAGAAAAAGTGAATGATGAATCGGAAGAAGCATCGGCCCGTCCGCAAGAGATTCTTCTGAAAAGAGTGATCAATGCAAGTTATTGGGTAACTCCTACAATACACCGAACGGTGAGTGTTTCCTATCCGATCTAA
- a CDS encoding T9SS type A sorting domain-containing protein: MKTTILSTFIVIGTTVMSQAQALSWVNYDKENSPLPSNSINSIFSDESGTWVGTEAGLAFFDGSDWIIYDEESSELPDNHVRDIDADIWGNTWVATDKGIVKINEAGWHFYNTSNSGLPSNLTRSVSTDSEGNLWVGTWGSGIARLIGNQWTVFDMSNSELPSNGVFSVEVDDLAHVWVGTFNGGVSYFDGQNWTNYNTSNSQLPHDHVRSIALESNGTTWFGTDDGLAKHANGTWTIYNYQNIGYSFHTVFEGLKDASGKLYFATDGGLLRFDASGFNVFTSQNSNIPSNNIRCITQGPHGNLWLGTGNNGISIYSPLGTLGVSEAEDNSNLMTVYPNPTIENISFNLDEPISGNIAIDVRNTLGQIVVTQNVTHSTGQQHAIDLNKLTTGIYHLTVQSSNALNTKTFYKL, translated from the coding sequence ATGAAAACAACAATTCTCAGCACTTTTATTGTCATTGGAACAACCGTTATGTCGCAAGCCCAAGCGTTAAGTTGGGTAAATTATGACAAGGAAAATTCTCCATTACCATCCAATTCCATCAACTCAATTTTCTCAGACGAAAGCGGAACCTGGGTTGGAACCGAAGCAGGTTTGGCGTTCTTCGATGGTTCTGATTGGATAATTTATGACGAAGAAAGCTCTGAGCTTCCAGACAATCACGTCCGCGATATTGACGCTGACATTTGGGGAAATACGTGGGTTGCAACCGACAAAGGAATTGTGAAGATCAACGAAGCCGGTTGGCATTTCTACAACACATCCAATTCGGGTCTTCCATCAAACTTAACACGCTCGGTAAGTACCGATTCTGAAGGCAATCTGTGGGTTGGAACTTGGGGCAGCGGAATTGCCAGATTGATCGGAAATCAATGGACAGTATTCGACATGTCCAATTCAGAACTACCATCAAACGGTGTGTTTTCGGTTGAAGTGGACGACCTAGCTCACGTTTGGGTCGGCACTTTCAATGGTGGAGTCAGCTATTTTGACGGACAAAATTGGACCAATTACAACACAAGCAACAGTCAACTTCCACACGATCACGTTCGCAGCATCGCATTGGAAAGCAACGGAACAACTTGGTTCGGAACGGATGATGGATTGGCGAAGCACGCAAACGGAACTTGGACTATTTACAACTATCAAAACATCGGTTACAGTTTTCACACCGTTTTTGAAGGGTTGAAAGACGCAAGCGGAAAACTCTACTTTGCCACCGATGGCGGACTTCTCCGATTCGATGCGTCCGGATTCAACGTTTTCACCTCTCAGAATTCAAACATTCCATCCAATAATATTCGTTGCATCACCCAAGGTCCACATGGAAATTTATGGTTGGGAACGGGCAACAATGGGATTTCAATTTACTCGCCATTGGGAACGCTAGGCGTCTCAGAAGCTGAAGACAATTCCAATCTTATGACCGTTTATCCAAACCCAACAATCGAAAATATTTCTTTCAATTTGGATGAACCCATAAGTGGAAACATTGCAATTGACGTACGAAACACCCTTGGACAAATAGTTGTAACTCAAAATGTAACACATTCAACAGGACAGCAACACGCCATCGATTTAAACAAACTGACAACTGGGATCTATCATTTAACCGTTCAATCTTCGAATGCGTTGAATACCAAAACGTTCTACAAATTATAG
- a CDS encoding transketolase yields MTEEEVKTGSKKVLNKEEFKQEVLNDFRLATESRQASLLGRKEVLTGKAKFGIFGDGKEVAQIAMAKVFLNGDFRSGYYRDQTFMMAAGLLTIQEFFAQLYAHPSLEADPSSAGRSMNGHFSTRSINQDGSWRNLMEQKNSASDLSPTAGQVPRLLGLAHASKLYRQNKNLHSQTQFTDKGNEVAFGTIGDASTSEGHFWETMNAAAVTQVPLAISIWDDGYGISVPKEFQTVKASISQALSGFEKGNDKTGLRIFKTKGWDYAHLVKTYEEAIAFCRAEHVPVLIHVEEVTQPQGHSTSGSHERYKSKERLAWEEEFDCIKKLREFIIEKGIATAEECDSIEAEAKKNVQAQKNAAWSAFISEIQAERDTLIPMLQTAGLEDLAKGLNTGFAPSRKEVIGTARKALLKLRGREDANTAKLAEWLKNQQTINAERYNSFLESQTPNSAPKIAGVAPKYDSDAKLIDGREVLLNNFDKIFSDRDDVVAFGEDLGGIGGVNQGFEGLQKKHGDHRIFDVGIREASIMGQGIGMALRGLRPIAEIQYLDYLLYGLQPLSDDLASLQYRTKGGQKCPLIIRTRGHRLEGIWHAGSPMGMIINALRGIHVCVPRNMTQAAGFYNTLLASDDPGLIIEPLNGYRTKEKLPSNLGEFKTPLGIPEVLKEGKDLTIVTYGSCVNLALKACEELAEAGISAELIDVQTLLPFDTNHTIVESLKKTNRLLVIDEDVPGGASAYILQKIVEEQKGYFYLDSEPKTLTAQAHRTAYGTDGDYFSKPNIEDMVEAAYAIMSEADPAKFPNIFG; encoded by the coding sequence ATGACGGAAGAAGAGGTTAAAACAGGTTCAAAAAAGGTACTGAACAAGGAAGAATTCAAGCAAGAAGTATTGAATGATTTCCGACTTGCCACCGAAAGCAGACAGGCCAGTTTGCTTGGTCGTAAAGAAGTGCTGACTGGAAAAGCCAAATTCGGGATTTTCGGAGATGGTAAAGAAGTAGCCCAAATTGCTATGGCAAAGGTTTTTCTAAATGGCGATTTCCGTTCGGGTTATTACCGCGACCAGACCTTTATGATGGCTGCTGGACTTCTCACCATTCAAGAATTCTTCGCGCAGCTTTACGCACATCCAAGCTTGGAGGCCGATCCTTCATCTGCTGGTAGAAGCATGAACGGGCATTTTTCTACGCGGTCTATCAACCAAGATGGCTCTTGGAGGAACTTAATGGAGCAGAAAAACAGTGCTTCCGACCTCTCGCCTACTGCAGGTCAGGTTCCGCGATTGTTGGGCTTGGCACACGCATCTAAACTCTATCGTCAAAACAAGAATCTCCATTCGCAAACGCAATTCACCGATAAGGGAAACGAAGTTGCTTTCGGAACAATTGGCGATGCCAGCACATCGGAAGGCCATTTTTGGGAAACAATGAATGCCGCTGCGGTCACGCAAGTTCCATTGGCCATTTCTATTTGGGATGATGGTTACGGAATTTCCGTTCCGAAGGAATTTCAAACGGTAAAAGCCAGCATTTCTCAAGCTTTGAGCGGATTTGAAAAAGGAAATGACAAGACCGGTCTTCGCATTTTTAAAACCAAAGGTTGGGATTATGCGCATTTGGTGAAGACCTACGAAGAAGCGATAGCATTCTGCAGAGCAGAGCACGTTCCAGTGTTGATCCACGTAGAGGAAGTAACGCAACCACAGGGTCATTCCACTTCAGGTTCGCACGAGCGCTACAAGAGCAAAGAACGTTTGGCTTGGGAAGAAGAATTTGATTGCATCAAGAAACTACGCGAATTCATTATTGAGAAAGGAATTGCGACTGCCGAAGAATGTGATTCGATTGAAGCAGAAGCCAAGAAAAACGTTCAAGCGCAGAAAAACGCTGCTTGGAGCGCCTTCATTTCTGAGATTCAGGCGGAAAGAGATACGCTAATTCCAATGCTGCAAACAGCTGGTTTGGAAGATCTTGCGAAAGGTTTGAATACGGGTTTTGCTCCGAGTAGAAAAGAAGTGATCGGCACTGCGCGAAAAGCTCTTTTGAAGTTGAGAGGAAGAGAGGATGCGAACACAGCAAAATTGGCAGAATGGCTAAAAAACCAACAGACGATAAACGCTGAACGTTACAACTCGTTTTTGGAAAGTCAAACCCCGAACAGCGCACCGAAAATTGCAGGCGTTGCGCCAAAATATGACAGCGATGCCAAGCTAATTGACGGCCGCGAAGTGCTACTTAACAACTTCGATAAGATCTTTTCTGATCGAGACGATGTGGTTGCTTTTGGTGAGGATCTTGGAGGAATTGGTGGTGTAAATCAAGGATTTGAAGGCTTGCAGAAAAAGCATGGCGATCATCGCATTTTTGATGTGGGAATTCGCGAGGCGAGCATCATGGGACAAGGTATCGGAATGGCACTTCGTGGCCTTCGCCCAATTGCAGAAATTCAGTATTTGGACTATTTGCTATACGGACTTCAACCGCTTAGCGATGACCTTGCTTCGCTACAGTATAGAACGAAAGGCGGCCAGAAATGTCCACTGATCATCCGAACACGCGGTCACCGCTTGGAAGGAATCTGGCACGCAGGTTCGCCAATGGGCATGATCATCAACGCATTGCGCGGCATTCATGTTTGCGTTCCTAGAAACATGACACAAGCAGCGGGTTTCTACAACACGCTGCTTGCTTCAGATGATCCAGGATTGATCATTGAGCCTTTGAACGGATACAGAACCAAGGAAAAACTTCCATCGAATTTGGGCGAATTCAAAACGCCATTAGGAATTCCAGAAGTACTGAAAGAAGGAAAAGACCTCACTATTGTCACTTACGGATCTTGTGTGAATCTCGCTTTGAAGGCGTGTGAAGAATTGGCGGAAGCGGGAATTTCTGCCGAACTAATTGATGTGCAGACCTTGCTTCCATTCGATACGAACCACACAATTGTTGAGTCGTTGAAAAAGACCAATCGCCTGTTGGTGATTGATGAAGACGTTCCTGGCGGAGCTTCTGCTTACATCCTGCAAAAGATAGTGGAGGAACAGAAAGGTTATTTCTATTTAGATAGCGAACCAAAAACCTTGACTGCTCAAGCGCATCGAACGGCCTACGGAACGGATGGCGATTACTTCAGCAAACCGAATATTGAAGACATGGTTGAAGCTGCTTACGCGATCATGAGCGAAGCTGATCCGGCCAAGTTTCCGAACATTTTCGGGTAA
- the murQ gene encoding N-acetylmuramic acid 6-phosphate etherase: MEKRITESASNYDNLEKMSVSELLTNINREDKTVPIAIEKALPEIESLINCVISKMENGGRLFYIGAGTSGRLGIVDASECPPTYGVPHGMVIGIIAGGDSAIRKAVEFAEDSETQGWKDLLEHSISDKDIVVGISASGTAPYVIGALKSCQENGIATGSIACNPNSPMAVVSDFPIAVVVGPEFVTGSTRMKAGTAQKLVLNMITTTTMVKLGRVKGNKMVDMQLSNNKLVDRGVRMIMEETGAERSIAEQLLNKHGSVRKAVENYLSR; this comes from the coding sequence ATGGAAAAGCGCATCACCGAATCCGCTTCCAACTACGATAATTTGGAAAAAATGTCGGTCAGCGAATTGCTGACCAATATTAATCGCGAAGACAAAACGGTTCCGATTGCTATTGAAAAAGCACTTCCTGAGATTGAATCGCTGATCAATTGTGTCATCTCCAAAATGGAGAATGGCGGTAGATTATTCTATATCGGAGCTGGAACAAGCGGAAGGCTCGGAATTGTTGACGCATCTGAATGTCCACCGACCTATGGCGTTCCACACGGAATGGTGATAGGCATTATTGCCGGTGGCGATTCTGCCATCAGAAAAGCAGTTGAATTTGCCGAAGACAGCGAAACACAGGGCTGGAAAGACCTTTTGGAACACAGTATTTCTGATAAAGATATTGTGGTTGGAATAAGCGCATCTGGAACAGCACCGTACGTAATTGGCGCGTTGAAATCTTGTCAGGAAAATGGCATCGCTACAGGTTCCATTGCATGTAATCCGAATTCGCCAATGGCTGTGGTTTCCGATTTTCCAATTGCTGTTGTGGTCGGCCCCGAATTCGTTACAGGAAGCACACGGATGAAGGCAGGAACTGCTCAAAAATTGGTTTTGAATATGATAACCACCACAACCATGGTTAAACTCGGAAGAGTGAAAGGCAATAAAATGGTGGATATGCAACTGAGCAACAACAAATTGGTCGACCGTGGCGTTCGGATGATCATGGAAGAAACAGGCGCAGAACGCAGCATCGCGGAGCAATTACTCAACAAGCACGGAAGTGTGCGGAAAGCAGTTGAAAATTATCTTTCTCGCTAA
- the rlmB gene encoding 23S rRNA (guanosine(2251)-2'-O)-methyltransferase RlmB, translating to MRENETEQNIVFGIHPVIEAIESGKEIEKVFLKKGTTNPAIADIKRTLKGKRIPFQEVPQEKLFRLTRKNHQGVIALLSPIEYQDFDEVVRRVIESGQAPLVLVLDRVSDVGNFGAICRSAECAGVHAILIPIKGSAQINSYAVKSSAGAIFNIPICRTGHILSEVRNLQEAGLRVVACSEKGEDDIYKTDLSGPMAIIMGSEEDGIGEGLLEVAKEHVNIPMAGNTGSLNVSVATGIILFERLRQAAHVG from the coding sequence ATGCGAGAAAACGAAACGGAACAGAACATTGTCTTTGGAATTCACCCCGTCATTGAGGCGATTGAATCTGGGAAGGAGATAGAAAAGGTTTTCCTGAAGAAGGGAACTACCAATCCAGCCATTGCGGACATTAAACGAACGCTGAAAGGCAAACGGATTCCATTTCAGGAAGTACCGCAAGAGAAACTGTTTCGTCTTACACGTAAGAACCATCAAGGGGTAATTGCACTCCTCTCTCCTATCGAATATCAGGATTTTGATGAGGTGGTGAGAAGAGTGATCGAAAGCGGACAAGCTCCGCTCGTACTTGTACTTGATCGCGTTTCGGATGTGGGAAATTTCGGGGCGATCTGTCGATCGGCCGAGTGTGCTGGAGTTCACGCCATACTTATACCAATTAAAGGAAGCGCACAGATCAATTCGTATGCTGTAAAAAGTTCTGCTGGCGCCATTTTCAACATTCCAATTTGCAGAACAGGTCATATTCTCTCTGAAGTGAGAAACCTGCAAGAAGCTGGATTGCGTGTTGTGGCTTGTTCCGAAAAAGGTGAAGATGACATCTACAAAACAGATCTTTCTGGGCCCATGGCCATTATAATGGGTTCGGAAGAAGACGGAATTGGAGAAGGTTTGTTGGAAGTAGCAAAAGAGCACGTGAACATTCCAATGGCCGGAAATACAGGTTCGTTGAACGTATCTGTCGCCACCGGAATTATCCTTTTTGAAAGACTGAGACAAGCTGCGCATGTTGGGTAA